A single region of the Brassica rapa cultivar Chiifu-401-42 chromosome A03, CAAS_Brap_v3.01, whole genome shotgun sequence genome encodes:
- the LOC103862580 gene encoding AP2-like ethylene-responsive transcription factor ANT: MKSFCDNDDNNHGNTTNLLGFSLSSNMLKMGGGGGEEALYSSSSAAATSSSVPPQLVVGDNSSNYGVCYGSNSAAGGMYSQMSVMPLRSDGSLCLMEALNRSSHSNQHHHAQVSSPKMEDFFGTHHSNTSNKEAMDLSLDSLFYNTTHEPNNNTNFQEFFSFPQARNHHEEETRSYQNDPGLTHGGGSFNVGVYGEFQQSLSLSMSPGSQSSCITGTHHHQNQNNQAQNHHQISEALGVETSVGFETTTMAAAAKKKRGQEEVMVVGQKQIAHRKSIDTFGQRTSQYRGVTRHRWTGRYEAHLWDNSFKKEGHSRKGRQVYLGGYDMEEKAARAYDLAALKYWGPSTHTNFSVENYQKEIEDMKNMTRQEYVAHLRRKSSGFSRGASIYRGVTRHHQHGRWQARIGRVAGNKDLYLGTFGTQEEAAEAYDVAAIKFRGTNAVTNFDITRYDVDRIMASNTLLSGELARRNINSIVVRNNNNEENAVNAVVDGGLNKEVSSPERELSFPAIFTLPQVGQKMFGANMVGNMSSWTTNPGAELKAVSHTLPQMPVFAAWADS; the protein is encoded by the exons ATGAAGTCCTTTTGTGATAATGATGATAATAATCATGGCAACACGACCAATTTGCTAGGGTTTTCGTTGTCTTCAAATATGTTGAAaatgggaggaggaggaggagaagaagctcTGTACTCATCTTCTTCTGCAGCTGCTACTTCTTCTTCTGTTCCACCGCAACTTGTTGTTGGTGATAACAGTAGCAACTATGGAGTTTGCTATGGATCTAACTCAGCGGCTGGGGGAATGTATTCTCAAATGTCTGTGATGCCACTCAGATCTGACGGCTCTCTTTGCTTAATGGAAGCTCTCAACAGATCTTCTCACTCAAACCAGCATCACCATGCTCAAG ttTCATCTCCAAAGATGGAGGATTTCTTTGGGACCCATCACAGCAATACAAGTAACAAAGAAGCCATGGATCTTAGCTTAGATAGTTTATTCTACAACACCACTCATGAGCCAAACAACAACACAAACTTTCAAGAGTTCTTTAGCTTCCCACAAGCCAGAAACCACCatgaagaagaaacaagaagtTACCAGAATGACCCTGGTTTGACACATGGAGGAGGTTCTTTTAATGTAGGGGTATATGGGGAATTTCAACAGTCACTGAGTTTGTCCATGAGCCCTGGGTCACAATCTAGCTGCATCACTGGCACTCACCaccaccaaaaccaaaacaaccaAGCGCAAAACCACCATCAGATCTCTGAAGCTTTGGGGGTGGAGACAAGTGTTGGATTTGAGACAACAACAATGGCGGctgctgcaaagaagaagagaggacaAGAGGAAGTAATGGTTGTTGGACAGAAACAGATTGCTCATAGAAAATCTATTGATACCTTTGGACAACGAACTTCTCAATACCGAGGCGTTACAAG ACACAGATGGACTGGTAGATATGAAGCTCATCTATGGGACAATAGTTTCAAGAAGGAAGGTCATAGCAGAAAAGGAAGACAAG TTTATCTGG GAGGTTATGATATGGAGGAGAAAGCTGCTCGAGCATATGATCTAGCTGCACTCAAGTACTGGGGTCCCTCTACTCATACCAATTTCTCT GTGGAGAATTATCAGAAAGAGATTGAGGACATGAAGAACATGACTAGACAAGAATATGTTGCTCATTTGAGAAGGAAAAGCAGTGGTTTCTCTAGGGGTGCTTCCATCTATAGAGGAGTCACAAG ACACCACCAGCATGGAAGGTGGCAAGCTCGGATCGGTAGAGTGGCTGGAAACAAAGATCTCTACCTCGGAACTTTTG GAACTCAAGAAGAAGCTGCGGAAGCCTATGATGTAGCAGCCATCAAGTTCCGTGGCACAAACGCTGTGACTAACTTTGATATAACAAGGTACGACGTTGATCGCATAATGGCTAGTAACACACTCTTGTCTGGAGAGTTAGCTAGAAGGAACATCAACAGCATTGTGGTTCGGAACAACAACAACGAAGAAAACGCTGTTAATGCTGTCGTGGACGGTGGTTTGAACAAAGAAGTTAGTAGTCCGGAGAGAGAGTTGAGTTTTCCGGCGATTTTTACGTTGCCGCAAGTTGGTCAGAAGATGTTTGGAGCAAATATGGTCGGAAACATGAGTTCTTGGACTACGAACCCTGGTGCTGAGCTCAAGGCCGTTTCACATACTTTGCCTCAGATGCCTGTTTTCGCTGCGTGGGCTGATTCTTGA